From Anaerolineae bacterium:
ACTGGATTTTTAAAACACCTCAGATGAACGTGCCCGTATCGCAAGTGCAGGCCGACTGGTTGAAGGCCAAGGGCATCACCAAGGTGGCCTCGTTTGGAGTGAACAACGGTTTTGGCTCCGATTCAATGCTGGCCTTGCAAGAAGTGGCCGCCGAGCAAGGCCTGGAGATTGTGTGGGAAGGCACCTTTGAACCGGCCGACACCGACTTTTCGGCCCAGCTTACCCAAATAGCCGGCTCCGGGGCCCAGGCCCTTATTGCCCACGCCACCCCGGCCGAAGGCGCGCCGCTGACCGTGCAGTTCCGCGACCTGGGTTTGGAAATGCCCATTATGCACAATCACGGCATCGGCAACCAGGCCTTTATTGACCTGGCCGGCGAAGCCGCCGAAGGCGTGCTCTTCCCCATTGGCAAAATGCTGGTGGCCGACGACCTGCCCGCCGGCGACCCGCAAAAAGAGGTGATCACGCAGTACATTGCCGACTACACCGACTACACCGGCGGCAGCACGCCCAGCACCTTTGGCGGCCACGCCTGGGACTCGATGCAGATGGCTATTATGGCCCTGGCAGCCGTTGGCCCCGACCCGGCGGCCATCCGCGATTACCTGGAAACCATTCAGAACTTTGCCGGTATCTCCGGCGTGTTCAACCTGTCGGCGCAAGACCACAACGGTATTGGCAAGGAAACCCTGGTGCTGGTGCAAATTAAAAACGGCGCCTGGGAATACGTGCCGCCGGAGAAGTACAGCGAAGTGCCCTGATAAAACTTCGCT
This genomic window contains:
- a CDS encoding ABC transporter substrate-binding protein; this translates as MKNYKFLKVLAVLAVLTLLVTACGQAAAPAPAQPQEEAPAAQEQAPAGEEGEPYTIGVFFSVTGPASSLGVPERDTANMIVEQVNAAGGIKGPDGKMHKLEIIMEDDQSNADEGVLIVKKLVEAGVPVIVGGTSSGVSMAVIGTITEAKVPFISNAASGAIIQPVEERYWIFKTPQMNVPVSQVQADWLKAKGITKVASFGVNNGFGSDSMLALQEVAAEQGLEIVWEGTFEPADTDFSAQLTQIAGSGAQALIAHATPAEGAPLTVQFRDLGLEMPIMHNHGIGNQAFIDLAGEAAEGVLFPIGKMLVADDLPAGDPQKEVITQYIADYTDYTGGSTPSTFGGHAWDSMQMAIMALAAVGPDPAAIRDYLETIQNFAGISGVFNLSAQDHNGIGKETLVLVQIKNGAWEYVPPEKYSEVP